Sequence from the Streptomyces sp. NBC_00440 genome:
CGAGGCCCTTCCGGCAACGCGCGACGCATGCGGTACGCGACACAACACCGCCCGCGCGGCCGCCCCGGACCGGCCCGGCGTCAGGAACGCGCGAACCCCTGGTGGCACCGGGACAACGAAAGTCCAGCCCCGCCCACCAGGGGCCCGCACGCCGACCGGTGACACGCGTGCCGCTGTACTCGGATGACGCCGCGACCAGAACACCACGAGACGTATATACGAAGGGCGCACCCCGCAACTCCGCACCCGCGCAACCCCGTACCAACTCCGCACCCACCAGCCCGTGTCCGCCCACCACTGTCCTGGAGTGTCATGTCCCGCAGCCTGTTCACCTCGGAATCAGTGACCGAGGGACATCCCGACAAGATCGCCGACCAGATCAGTGACACCATCCTCGACGCACTCCTGCGTCACGACCCCGCATCGCGCGTCGCGATCGAAACCCTGATCACCACCGGTCAGGTCCACATCGCGGGCGAGGCGACGACCTCCGCCTACGTCGACATCCCCACCCTGGTGAGGGAGAAGATCCTCGACATCGGCTACGACTCCTCGGCCAAGGGCTTCGACGGCGCCTCCTGCGGCGTGTCGGTATCGATCGGCGCGCAGTCCCCGGACATCGCCCAGGGCGTCGACACAGCGTACGAGTCCAGGCTCAAGGGCGCCGCCGGCGGCGGGGAGACCGACGAGCTGAACCAGCAGGGAGCGGGCGACCAGGGCCTGATGTTCGGCTACGCGGCCACCGAGACCCCCACCCTGATGCCGCTGCCGATCGAGGTGGCGCACCGCCTCTCACGCCGTCTGACCGAAGTCCGGAAGGACGGGACCGTCCCGTACCTGCGCCCCGACGGAAAGACCCAGGTCACCATCGAGTACCTGGGCAGCCGGCCGGTCCGCCTGGACACCGTCGTCGTTTCCTCGCAGCACGCGAGTGACATCGACCTGGACAGCCTGCTCACCCCCGACATCCGGGTGCACGTCGTCGAACACGTCCTGGCACAACTCGCCGACGACGGAATCAAGTTGGACACCGAGGACTACCGCCTCCTGGTGAACCCGACCGGCCGTTTCGAGATCGGTGGCCCGATGGGTGACGCGGGTCTGACCGGTCGCAAGATCATCATCGATACGTACGGGGGGATGGCCCGGCACGGCGGCGGCGCGTTCTCCGGCAAGGACCCGTCGAAGGTGGACCGTTCGGCGGCGTACGCGATGCGCTGGGTGGCCAAGAACGTCGTCGCGGCCGGTCTGGCGGAGCGCTGCGAGGTGCAGGTCGCGTACGCCATCGGCAAGGCCGAACCGGTCGGCCTGTTCGTCGAGACCTTCGGCACCAACACGGTTGCTGTCGGGAAGATCGAGAATGCCGTCAGTGAGGTCTTCGACCTGCGTCCGGCCGCGATCATCCGTGACCTGGACCTGCTGCGCCCGATCTACGCCGAGACCGCCGCCTACGGCCATTTCGGACGCGAACTGGCGGACTTCACCTGGGAGCGCACCGACCGCGCCGACGCTCTGCGCAAGGCAGCGGCAGCGGGCTGACAGCAGAGCGCCCGGAGCGAGCCCCGGCGGCAGGAGTGCCAGGGCTTGCCCGGGCGGGAGGAGTGCGCGGGCAAGCCCCCGGGCGGTAGAGCTCCCAGGGCGAGCCCGGGCACTCCCCGACGGTGCGCGGCCTTTCCCCTGGCCGCGCACCGCACCGCGCACCGCTTCCCTGTGTGGCGCCGCCACCCGAGCCGTTCCGCCCGCCCAACCCCGCCCTCATCAGGTCCAAGGAGTGCTTTTCCGTGCGTATCGCCGTGACCGGATCGATAGCTACCGACCATCTGATGGTGTTCCCCGGACG
This genomic interval carries:
- the metK gene encoding methionine adenosyltransferase, with protein sequence MSRSLFTSESVTEGHPDKIADQISDTILDALLRHDPASRVAIETLITTGQVHIAGEATTSAYVDIPTLVREKILDIGYDSSAKGFDGASCGVSVSIGAQSPDIAQGVDTAYESRLKGAAGGGETDELNQQGAGDQGLMFGYAATETPTLMPLPIEVAHRLSRRLTEVRKDGTVPYLRPDGKTQVTIEYLGSRPVRLDTVVVSSQHASDIDLDSLLTPDIRVHVVEHVLAQLADDGIKLDTEDYRLLVNPTGRFEIGGPMGDAGLTGRKIIIDTYGGMARHGGGAFSGKDPSKVDRSAAYAMRWVAKNVVAAGLAERCEVQVAYAIGKAEPVGLFVETFGTNTVAVGKIENAVSEVFDLRPAAIIRDLDLLRPIYAETAAYGHFGRELADFTWERTDRADALRKAAAAG